One Nitrospira sp. genomic window, ACCAACGCGAAGAACGCCATGGTGGAACACTCGGAGGGCACCCGCCGTCTCACGCTGCGCATCGGAGTGCTTTCCGCTCAGGCCTGCGCTCAATTTGAGGTGATCGATACCGGTATCGGGGTCAAACCGGAGCATCTCCCTCGGCTGTTTGCGCAAGGCTTTACAACGAGAAAGGCCGGTCATGGACTTGGGCTCCATAGCGCGGCCATTGTCGCCAAAAATCTTGGTGGAACGTTGCACGGGCAGAGTGCGGGCGAGGGGTGTGGCGCGACGTTCACTCTGGAACTCCCGTTGGTCGTGGTGGAAGCCGCAGCATGAACAGTGATCAGGCTACGGACAATCGGCGCGTTCTCGTCATTGACGACAACACGAACATCCATGAAGACTTCCGTAAGATCCTGATGCCGCTGGCCGATTCCGATTCATTGGCTCACGCTCGGGCAGCCTTGTTTGGAGAGGTTCCGACACTTCCATCACAAATACGCTATGAGCTGGACTTCGCGAGCCAGGGGCGTGAGGGCTTCGGTCTGGCTCAGAATGCTTATCAAAGAGGGAATCCCTATGCGGTGGCATTTGTGGACATGCGGATGCCGCCGGGATGGGATGGACTCGAGACCATCGAGCATCTGTGGTATGCCGATCCTGATGTTCAAATCGTGATTTGTTCCGCGTATTCTGATCATCCATGGGAAGATGTGAGTCGTCGTATCGGAGACACCGACAAGCTGCTCATTCTGATGAAGCCCTTCAACAGCATCGAGGTTGTTCAACTCGCGAACGCGCTGACGAAGAAATGGAATCTGGCACGCGCTGTCAAACTGCAGATTGACAGTCTTGCGTTCAGCGTGAGTCAACGAACAGCCGAGTTGCGGGAGGCGAATGAGCGTCTGCAAGCAAATATTGTCAGTCGGGCTGCGGACAGACTGCCAGCTCCTTCTCGGAGCGATCTTGAGGAGACCTTCCGTCAAAAGGAAGAATTTCTCGCGATTATGAGCCATGAAATTCTGACCCCCATGAATGAACTCGTCAGGAAAGTGCAGCTTCTGCTTGATAGTCCGCTGAGTCCAGGCCAGCGTGAGCATGCGTCGACACTCCAACGGTGTGCACAGGACCTCCTTTCCCTCATCAATGATATGCATGTGTTCATGGCGGGTGGAAGAGAAGAAACTCAGACCTAAGGCTGTGAGTAATGATGTTCCTCCTCTCGGCAGACAGAAGGACATGACGGATGATGAGCGCCAACAATAAAAACCTTCGAATCTTGGTCGTTGACGACAATCGGGCCATCCATGAGGATTTTCGCAGAATCCTTGAAGCGCCATCTGAGGAAGAGGGGCTCCATCGCGCACGGGCGACGCTGTTCGGAGAGACGCCACTTGTCGAGGCCCTGGACCAGTTCGAGCTGGATTATGCGGAACAAGGACAAGCGGCGTTGGCCCTGGTAGAGATGGCGCGTCGGGAAGAACGTCCGTATGCGGTGGCGTTTGTCGATATGCGGATGCCACCAGGGTGGGACGGCTTGGAAACTATTGAACGGCTCTGGGAGGCGGACGGACGGCTTCAAGTGGTTATCTGTACGGCCTATTCAGATCATTCGTGGGCGGAGATTGCCGCACGGCTCGAGATGAGCGACCGGTTGCTCATCCTTCGGAAGCCGTTCGATTCCATTGAGGTTCAGCAGATTGCCGCATCGCTGACCAGGAAGTGGGAGTTGGGACGGGACATTCGGTCACAGATCGAAGATCTCGTTGCACAGGTCAATGCCCGCAATCGAGAACTCCAGGCGACGAACCAGCATCTTGAGCAACAGGTGGCTGCACGGACGGCTGAGCTCCAACAGCGCAACGATGAATTACAGAAAATGGTCGAGGCCCTTAAGGAAGCCAAGGTGGCGGCGGATAAGGCCAATCAGGCCAAGTCACAGTTCTTAGCCCGTATGAGCCATGAGATCCGGACGCCCATGAACGCGATGCTCGGCATGAATGAGCTGCTTCTCTCAACCTCGTTGAACGACCGGCAGCGTCATTTCGTCCAAACCATCCATCATTCCGGCGAGCAGTTGCTTCAGATCATCAACGACATACTCGACTTGTCCAAGATCGATGAGGACAAGATGGACCTCCACATCGCGGGATTTGACCTGGTTGCAACCGTGCAGGATGTTGCCGGGCTATTCCATGAACCCTCGCAACGAAAGGGGCTCAGTCTAGAATGTCAGATCGACCCCGAGTTACCTGCTGTGTGGCGAGGGGACGGCCTGCGTCTTCGGCAGATTCTGATGAACCTCGTGAGCAATGCCATCAAATTTACGGAGCGAGGGAGCATCCTGATTCATGTTGAGCGTCTCGAGGATCGCGAGGAGAAGGTCTTATTCAAAATGACGGTGTGCGATACCGGAATCGGTATTCCTCTGGAGGCGCAGCAGAAAATTTTCGATCCGTTCGCTCAGGTTGATGGATCGATGACGAGGCGGTACGGAGGGACGGGTTTAGGACTCGCGATTGTTCAACGACTCGCCTCCTTGATGGGTGGAGACGTCGGGCTCACCAGTACCCCAGGAAACGGATCCACATTTTGGTTTACGGTCTGTCTTGAGAAGGTGAGCGCGAGTGACAGAGCTGGGCTGGAGCACAAGCAGGCGGATGACTACTCGACGCCTGAGGTATTGCTCAATAGAGGCC contains:
- a CDS encoding response regulator, encoding MNSDQATDNRRVLVIDDNTNIHEDFRKILMPLADSDSLAHARAALFGEVPTLPSQIRYELDFASQGREGFGLAQNAYQRGNPYAVAFVDMRMPPGWDGLETIEHLWYADPDVQIVICSAYSDHPWEDVSRRIGDTDKLLILMKPFNSIEVVQLANALTKKWNLARAVKLQIDSLAFSVSQRTAELREANERLQANIVSRAADRLPAPSRSDLEETFRQKEEFLAIMSHEILTPMNELVRKVQLLLDSPLSPGQREHASTLQRCAQDLLSLINDMHVFMAGGREETQT
- a CDS encoding response regulator — its product is MMSANNKNLRILVVDDNRAIHEDFRRILEAPSEEEGLHRARATLFGETPLVEALDQFELDYAEQGQAALALVEMARREERPYAVAFVDMRMPPGWDGLETIERLWEADGRLQVVICTAYSDHSWAEIAARLEMSDRLLILRKPFDSIEVQQIAASLTRKWELGRDIRSQIEDLVAQVNARNRELQATNQHLEQQVAARTAELQQRNDELQKMVEALKEAKVAADKANQAKSQFLARMSHEIRTPMNAMLGMNELLLSTSLNDRQRHFVQTIHHSGEQLLQIINDILDLSKIDEDKMDLHIAGFDLVATVQDVAGLFHEPSQRKGLSLECQIDPELPAVWRGDGLRLRQILMNLVSNAIKFTERGSILIHVERLEDREEKVLFKMTVCDTGIGIPLEAQQKIFDPFAQVDGSMTRRYGGTGLGLAIVQRLASLMGGDVGLTSTPGNGSTFWFTVCLEKVSASDRAGLEHKQADDYSTPEVLLNRGHDRSPGVHSSKPRSRARILLAEDNPTNQEVFLRMLELCGESADTAGTGREAIQALERRPYDLVLMDCEMPEMDGLTATAEIRRRGFTRGDGRPVTILALSGYAVSTVETACIAGGMDGFLPKPVGLKEIQKAVRQWLPTIGSLAA